TCTTCGCGGCGGCACGGAGACCATTGACATTCACGGACGTCACAGTGAGCATCCCGGGAGAATACCGACACCCTGCCGTCGCATACATGTACGATACTCCGCATGAACATCCAGCCCACGCCCTACGACCACCCCGACGCCGTCAAGCTCAACGACGCGGTCCAGGCGGAGTACGCCGTCCGCTACGGCGACGAGGGCGACGCCACACCGCTGGACGCCGGGATGTTCGTCCCCCCGCAGGGCCTCTACCTTCTCGCCTACGACCCCGACGGCAGCCCGGTCGCCACCGGCGGCTGGCGCACCCAGGACAAGAACGACGAGGGCTACGAGAACGGCGACGCCGAACTCAAGCGCATGTACGTGATCCCCGAGGCCCGCGGCCTGGGACTGGCCCGCCGCATCCTCTCCGCCCTGGAGTCCGACGCCCGCCAGGCCGGCCGCACCCGCATGGTCCTGGAGACGGGCACGGCCCAGCCGGAGGCGATAGCCCTCTACGCCTCCAGCGGCTACGCCCCCTGCGCCAAGTTCGGCATGTACCGCGACCACGACAACAGCCGCTGCTTCGCCAAGCCCCTGAACTGAGCACTCCCCCGACGCCCCCGCCCGGTCCGGACGGGGCGTGGCCGCATCGACCGCATCGACCGCATCGACCGCACCGGATCACG
This sequence is a window from Streptomyces sp. NBC_00691. Protein-coding genes within it:
- a CDS encoding GNAT family N-acetyltransferase, whose translation is MNIQPTPYDHPDAVKLNDAVQAEYAVRYGDEGDATPLDAGMFVPPQGLYLLAYDPDGSPVATGGWRTQDKNDEGYENGDAELKRMYVIPEARGLGLARRILSALESDARQAGRTRMVLETGTAQPEAIALYASSGYAPCAKFGMYRDHDNSRCFAKPLN